The genomic region ATTTGTTCTGACCGTTGTATTTTTTGCGGCATTCCTTGCTGAGATGGCCAATTTAGAGCCGATCATCGGAGCATTCGTCGCAGGGTTAGCCTTGAACAAATTGATTCCTCATTCTTCCGCTTTAATGAACAGAGTGGAGTTTATTGGTAATGCCATATTTATTCCGTTCTTCCTAATTTCTGTGGGGATGATCGTTGATATTGGCGTGTTTACAAAAGCGGAAGGGCTGACTGTATTTTATGTTGCTGGAGTTCTAACGCTCGTGGGAGTGGTTGGGAAATTCCTGGCAGCCACCGCTACGCAGTGGGTGTTTAAATACAACAACAATGAAAGGAACCTGATATTCGGTCTTAGTAATGCTCATGCTGCTGCGACGCTTGCTATCATTATGGTGGGGTATAACAATAATATTATTGATGAAAACGTCTTGAACGGAACAATTGTCTTAATATTAGTGAGTTGTATTATTGCATCTATTGTCACAGAGAACGCATCCAAGAAAATTGTTATGGCGGGTCATCAAGATCAGGAACATATGGAACATGTGGAAGAGCATGAGGAGCAGATCTTGATCCCTATTGCAAACCTCAACAATATGGAAGCTATCTTGGATTTCGCAACACTGATTAAATCTAAGAAATCGCCTCACCCATTAAATATTTTAAGCGTCGTTCCGAACGACGAACAGGCGGAACGCAATGTGAACCTCGCTAGGCAGAATCTAGATAAAATGGCAAAATATGCCTCTGGATCTGAAACGGATGTTGAATTGATTACAGCAATTGACTTTAACATTGCCAATGGTATCGGTCGTGCATCTCGTGAAGCCTTCGCAGACTGTCTTATCCTTGGCTGGCCGTCAGCAACTTCATTTGTCGAAAAAATCGTTGGGGAAAAAACAGAGAGTATATTGAACCGAACAGATGCAAGTTTGTTTATGTGCCGCTTGGACAAACCATTTATCACAAACAAATCCATTACTATTTTTGTTCCCCCATTAGCTGAATCGGAAGTTGGATTTGGTTATTGGATGGAGAAGATGAGCAAATTCGCGCAAGAGCTTTCACTGCCTATCAGATTTGTGTGTAATTTCAGAACGAAGCAGGCTATAGAAGTGATGCTAGATACCCTGAAATCAAGCATCCCAGTAAGTTATGATCTATATGAAGATTGGGATAATATCTATGGACTTGCCACATTCTCTAACGCAGATTCCCTGTTGGTCTTTGTCTCCTCACGTTATGGTGAAGTATCCTATAGAGATTCACTTGATGGTTTGGCAAAGCGCGTAGGGAAGTATTATAAGAATCAAAATCTAATCTTAATCTTTCCATCACGTGTTGCAGACATGCATATCGATGAGTACGAAGATGTTCAAACTGCACCAATTTTCCGCAAAATCAGCCGCGAAATTGGCAACATGTTTGGAAAAGATAAAAACTAAAACATAATGAACGATAGAATAACAATTGACGGTTCGGGAAAATTGAATGTCCCAGAGCAAGTCAGCATACCCTTCATCATCGGAGACGGTATTGGACCTGACATCTGGCATGCCTCTGTCCGCGTCTTCGACGCTGCTGTCGCGAAGGCATACAACAATCAAAGGAAGATCAACTGGTTGGAAGTACTAGCTGGCGAAAAGGCATTCAACGAAACAGGAAACTGGTTACCAGATGCAACACTCGATACATTCAAAGAATATCTGGTGGGTATCAAAGGACCATTAACGACACCTATCGGTGGAGGGATTCGCTCATTGAACGTTGCTTTGCGCAAGGAATTGGATCTTTATGTTTGTCAACGACCTACGAAATGGTACGAAGGTGTGCCATCTCCCGTGAAGCATCCTGAGAAGGTGGATATGGTCGTATTTCGTGAAAATACTGAAGATATTTATGCAGGGATTGAGTTCGCTGCAGGCACGGCCGAAGCCAGACGCATTCAAGATTTCCTTAAAGACGATTTAAGCGTAGATTATAACTTCACAAATACAACAGGGGTTGGATTAAAGTTCGTTTCAGAGGAAGGCTCCAAACGCCTGATAAGAGCAGCGATTGAGTTTGCAATTGCGGAAGGAAGAAAATCCATTACCATTGTACACAAGGGCAACATCATGAAATATACGGAGGGTGCCTTTAAAAATTGGGGTTATCAACTTGCAGAGTCGGAATTCGGAGAAAAGTTATACACTTGGAATCAATGGGAAAAGACCAAGGAAGCCAGTGGTGCCGACGCAGCTAATGCGGAACAGAAAGCAGCAGAGGCTGCAGGGAAGATTATCGTAAAGGATATCATTGCGGATAACTTCTTACAACAAATTTTACTCGCTCCTCAAGATTATGACGTCGTTGCCACTTTAAATCTAAATGGCGATTATATTTCAGATGCTTTAGCGGCCATGGTTGGCGGGATTGGTATTGCCCCTGGCGCAAATATCAATTATAAAACCGGACATGCTATATTCGAAGCTACCCATGGAACAGCGCCACGATTTGCCAATACTGATAGTATGAACCCATGTTCGGTTATTTTGAGTGGGGTAATGATGTTGGATTACATGGGCTGGAATGAAGCGGCCGACACCATCGTGAAAGCTGTTGCCCAGACTATCAAGGAAAAGACGGTTACTGTTGATTTCTATAATTTAATGGGAGATGCAACACTGCTTAAAACCAGTGAGTTTGCTAATAAAGTGATTGAAAAACTATAAAACATTATATTATTATTCGAAAAAAGCTGAACTTTAATTGGTTCAGCTTTTTTATGTTTTTGGAAGCCAAGAAGAAAGTAAACTAATATCATGATCGAAATACCAAATTTTGTAACAGTCTCGAATATCTTTTCTGAAGAAGAAATTAATAAGTTGAAAAGCATCGATCAACTTCCTGCAGAGACGGAAATAGACGCATATCAATATCAACCCGAAATCCAAGAGCTTCTGAATGCTTTTATCGGTGATGAATCAACCCGCATAACCCACCAACTTTTAAAGGCTAAGGAATTAATACAACGTAATGAACTCCTGAATGCCTGGAAAATCATCCTCCTATAGCTTAGTTCAAATTTCGACGGCTATAGTAAAATTCCATAATTATCCTTAATTTGGATACTCACTGCCTATAGTATTAAATATAAATCTAACCATATAGAACAAGCGCAGCTCGATATGTATTTACAAATTGATGAGGAGAGTTTTAGAGCCGTATTTACAAAATATTACGACCGCATATATTCTGGGTTTTATAAAAAAACAGGATCTTATGAAGTTGCGCAAGACCTGACCCAACAGACCTTCATCAAATTTTGGCGATATCGTGATTCCTATACACCTGAACTTACTGTAGAAATACAATTATTCAGAAAAGGAAAACTTGTATTTATAGATTGGCTCAGAAAAGAGTCAAAGGAACGGCAAATGATCGATAGCCTCAAACAGCAGGAGAGAATTCCTATCGACGAACTCTCTACCGACCTAAAAGACTCTTTACAAAATGCCATTAATGGCCTCTCGCCAGTTCGTAAAGAAGTTTTTAATATGGCTTATATCGAAGGATACAGTCATAAAGAGATCGCCGAAAAGTTAAATGTTTCCATACGTACGGTCGAAACCCATATCTATAAATCCGTCCAACAACTTCGAAAGATACTTGCTCTCATCTACATTATGCTGCACCTTTAAAAATATTTTTTTCATGGAGTACGTAGTTTTAGTTTTTTGAGCGTATATACCTATAAAGACGCCTAAATTGTAAACCGTGAAAAAGGAGATCTTAGAAAAGTTTCTGTCAAACCAATGTTCTTATAACGAATGTAAGGACATGGCTTCCTTTTTGGAAAGTAATGACGACGAACTCGACAAGATCGAACTCTTTGAAAATCTAGCAGATCACGAAATCATCCATGTTAATCAAGCTGAAAAGGAAACTTTATGCGACGCTATTTTAGTAAAGCCAAAACAAGGATTGCTTGTCAAGCGCCTGTTAATAGCGGCGGCTGTACTACTATTCGTTGCATTTTCCTTTTACAAGTTAGGAAAGCATGATCATCCTTCTCATTTAGCGTCGCCATTATTGGTAGAGATTGTGAATAATACGGAATCTGTAGAATGGTACATCTTGCCGGATAGCAGTAGGGTAAAATTAAGCCCAGCCGCTAAGCTGACTTACAAAACAAACTTTGCGAACGATAGGGAGTTAAATCAACTGGCCGGCGAAGTCACCTATTTCGTAAAAGCTAATAAAGAAGTTCCGTTCCGGGTAATCAATCAAGGCGTTCAAACGAGAGCCGTGGGAACAGCTTTCTCTATAGACGATTATAATAGTGCAAATCTGATCATCAAGTTGTTGGAAGGAAAAATAGTTGTAGAAGATCCTAGCAATAGTACAGATAGTCAAATAAAACTGAATAACCCAACCTCAATCGTAGTCAATAAAATTGATTTTACTTACAACCATGTTGAGAACAATAAGGAGGGACATAAGAAGGCTTGGGATAAGGAGCGTAAGCAGGTACGCAACAATAATTTAAAGAGCACGATTGCTTGGTCCAATCAGGTAGTCAACTTCAGTGGCGTATCAAATGCCGACCTATTCAGCATTATGGAAAGACTTTACGGAGTCTCTATCGATGTTGAAAACCCCAAAATTACCAACGGCAATTTTACGGGCGAATTATACCAGAACGATAACCTAGAAAATTTACTTACAATTTTCTGTCAAATAAATGGATGCAACTTTACTATAGAAGATAAGATTATTAGAATAAGATAAACATTTTTTAGTAACCAATAACCATTATAAACAATTTATGACTATGAAAAGTAAAGTAATTTACCCATTGCTAATCTATGGGCTATTATCACTTTTCCAAGACGCTTTAGCACAGACCAACCTACGTGCTAATGGAAAGGTGATAAGTATTGACGGCGCAGCAATACCGGGAGCAACAATTGAGGTCTTAAATGTGAAGACAAATAAGAAGGAAACGCTGGGTTCGAACGACCAAGGTCTTTTCACACTTAATAACCTTAGCGTAGATGGTTTGTACAACATTTATGTTCACCACGTCGGTTTCCAGCGGGATTCCATTACCAACTTCGTTGCTAAAACCAACCAGACCAACAGCATTCTCATTCGCCTAAAACCGGACGACAATGAGCTCGATGAGGTCGTCGTAATCGGTTATGGAACAGTTCAGAAGAAAGATTTAACAGGTGCCATCTCATCCGTAGATGGAAAGGATATCGCAGTGCGCAAAACAACCCAGCTTTCTCAGGCCCTTCAAGGGGCTGTTCCGGGGGTTATGGCTACTAGAAATAACAATGCTCCAGGTGCTGCTGCAACGATCCGTGTTCGAGGCATTACTACCATCACAGACGGCGGTCTAAACCCATTGGTGATTCTAGATGGGGTGCCCATTAGTGGATTAGATCAAGTCAATCCAAATGATATTGAAAATGTAACAGTGTTGAAGGACGCAGCATCTGCATCAATTTATGGGTCCAGGGCTGCCGCCGGCGTAATATTGATTACATCGAAGCGTGGGAAAGAGGGTGTACTGTCATTAGAGTATAATACCGATATCGGTTGGGAGTCGCCCACAGAACTTCCAGAATATGTAGGAGCACAACGCTATCTACAACTCGTGAACGAACTTCGTTGGAATGATAATAACAACAATCAAAACGAATATCCAATCTATGCGAAAGATTTAGTGGATAATTACCTCAACCTAAACAAGGAGAACCCGAATCTATATCCAATTACCGATTGGCAAAACATTCTTTTGAAAGACAGAGCTGGACGCCAAGCACACCAATTATCGGTTTCAGGATCTGGAAAAAATCTAAGAACTAGATTCTCGTTAGGTTATGACGACACGGATGCCCTTTACGTCATGCGTAACTACGAACGATTAACGTCGCGGATTAACAACAATATTGATGTTACCGACTACTTATCGGCGGTAGTAGATTTGAACTTTAAGCGTACAACAGATAACAGACCTTCGGTCGATCCTATGTATAGAATGGGGATCACTGCACCAATTTATGCAGGCATGTGGGACGATGGAAGAGTGGCTTCGGGAAAGGACGGTGATAACATATATGGGATGCTGACTCAAGGGGGGCAAACCAAATATCAATACACGCAATTCGGGGGGAAAGTGGGAATCGATTTGAAACCGATTGAGGGGCTTACGTTGACCGGTGTGATTGCTCCAATTTTCAACTTCGACAGAACCAAAGCCTTTCGAACCAAAGTTCCGTACACCGCTTGGAACAACCCTGAGCAACGATTAGGATATATCAATGGCTATGAAACAACAAAACTTACCGAAAGTAGGGTGGAGAGTTACCAATATACAACCCAGTTTTTAGGGAACTATATGAAGAGCCTTGGCAAACATAATCTAAACTTGTTGGCAGGATACGAATTCTTCTATTATTACAACGAAGACCTATC from Sphingobacterium sp. BN32 harbors:
- the icd gene encoding NADP-dependent isocitrate dehydrogenase, coding for MNDRITIDGSGKLNVPEQVSIPFIIGDGIGPDIWHASVRVFDAAVAKAYNNQRKINWLEVLAGEKAFNETGNWLPDATLDTFKEYLVGIKGPLTTPIGGGIRSLNVALRKELDLYVCQRPTKWYEGVPSPVKHPEKVDMVVFRENTEDIYAGIEFAAGTAEARRIQDFLKDDLSVDYNFTNTTGVGLKFVSEEGSKRLIRAAIEFAIAEGRKSITIVHKGNIMKYTEGAFKNWGYQLAESEFGEKLYTWNQWEKTKEASGADAANAEQKAAEAAGKIIVKDIIADNFLQQILLAPQDYDVVATLNLNGDYISDALAAMVGGIGIAPGANINYKTGHAIFEATHGTAPRFANTDSMNPCSVILSGVMMLDYMGWNEAADTIVKAVAQTIKEKTVTVDFYNLMGDATLLKTSEFANKVIEKL
- a CDS encoding RNA polymerase sigma factor; translation: MYLQIDEESFRAVFTKYYDRIYSGFYKKTGSYEVAQDLTQQTFIKFWRYRDSYTPELTVEIQLFRKGKLVFIDWLRKESKERQMIDSLKQQERIPIDELSTDLKDSLQNAINGLSPVRKEVFNMAYIEGYSHKEIAEKLNVSIRTVETHIYKSVQQLRKILALIYIMLHL
- a CDS encoding FecR family protein encodes the protein MKKEILEKFLSNQCSYNECKDMASFLESNDDELDKIELFENLADHEIIHVNQAEKETLCDAILVKPKQGLLVKRLLIAAAVLLFVAFSFYKLGKHDHPSHLASPLLVEIVNNTESVEWYILPDSSRVKLSPAAKLTYKTNFANDRELNQLAGEVTYFVKANKEVPFRVINQGVQTRAVGTAFSIDDYNSANLIIKLLEGKIVVEDPSNSTDSQIKLNNPTSIVVNKIDFTYNHVENNKEGHKKAWDKERKQVRNNNLKSTIAWSNQVVNFSGVSNADLFSIMERLYGVSIDVENPKITNGNFTGELYQNDNLENLLTIFCQINGCNFTIEDKIIRIR
- a CDS encoding TonB-dependent receptor is translated as MKSKVIYPLLIYGLLSLFQDALAQTNLRANGKVISIDGAAIPGATIEVLNVKTNKKETLGSNDQGLFTLNNLSVDGLYNIYVHHVGFQRDSITNFVAKTNQTNSILIRLKPDDNELDEVVVIGYGTVQKKDLTGAISSVDGKDIAVRKTTQLSQALQGAVPGVMATRNNNAPGAAATIRVRGITTITDGGLNPLVILDGVPISGLDQVNPNDIENVTVLKDAASASIYGSRAAAGVILITSKRGKEGVLSLEYNTDIGWESPTELPEYVGAQRYLQLVNELRWNDNNNNQNEYPIYAKDLVDNYLNLNKENPNLYPITDWQNILLKDRAGRQAHQLSVSGSGKNLRTRFSLGYDDTDALYVMRNYERLTSRINNNIDVTDYLSAVVDLNFKRTTDNRPSVDPMYRMGITAPIYAGMWDDGRVASGKDGDNIYGMLTQGGQTKYQYTQFGGKVGIDLKPIEGLTLTGVIAPIFNFDRTKAFRTKVPYTAWNNPEQRLGYINGYETTKLTESRVESYQYTTQFLGNYMKSLGKHNLNLLAGYEFFYYYNEDLSASRDQYLLSGYPYLDLGPLEFRDNSGSAYENAYRSYFGRAMYNYANKYFIQANIRYDGSSRFAKEYRWGVFPSVSAGWSISEENFMKDVSWLNFLKLRASYGTLGNERIGNYPYQSLIQFSNTALFYTGNQVTSQQSASQWQYAIRDITWEKTESYDVGLDFVGLNNRLNATFDVYNKITSDMLLALQIPVFIGFENPNQNTGKMNTKGWELAVGWKDNINKLRYGLSFNISNFKSVMGDLGGTEFLGNQVKMEGSEFNEWYGYLSDGLFQTAEEVAGSPVLNANVKPGDVKYKDVSGPDGVPDGIISPEYDRVFLGGSLPQYLYGGQLNLGYGGLSLNIVVQGVGKQNVRQTTDMIQPYQQNWGNFLSILDGNTWSKYNTDAQNLSAKYPRYSNTSATNNYAMSDFWMINGKYFRLKSVNVSYQIPETFLAKYHVKGLGLSFTANDIFTINKFPKGWDPEMTSFTYPITSSFLFGINVKF
- a CDS encoding cation:proton antiporter, with the translated sequence MNKVFDHLAHAFEAPLTNPVLIFSLVLFIILLSPILLRPIKVPGIIGLIISGMIIGPHGLNWLEKNSAVDLFSTIGLLYIMFIAGLELDMNEFKKTKHKSLMFGFFTFIIPISIGFPVCYYILDYSLLTSILIASMFATHTLVSYPIVNRYGISKNEAVAITIGGTILTDTAVLIILAVIKGASQGDINNEFWVTLGVSFAIFLFIMFGIIPKIAKWFFEKIEGEKTVHYIFVLTVVFFAAFLAEMANLEPIIGAFVAGLALNKLIPHSSALMNRVEFIGNAIFIPFFLISVGMIVDIGVFTKAEGLTVFYVAGVLTLVGVVGKFLAATATQWVFKYNNNERNLIFGLSNAHAAATLAIIMVGYNNNIIDENVLNGTIVLILVSCIIASIVTENASKKIVMAGHQDQEHMEHVEEHEEQILIPIANLNNMEAILDFATLIKSKKSPHPLNILSVVPNDEQAERNVNLARQNLDKMAKYASGSETDVELITAIDFNIANGIGRASREAFADCLILGWPSATSFVEKIVGEKTESILNRTDASLFMCRLDKPFITNKSITIFVPPLAESEVGFGYWMEKMSKFAQELSLPIRFVCNFRTKQAIEVMLDTLKSSIPVSYDLYEDWDNIYGLATFSNADSLLVFVSSRYGEVSYRDSLDGLAKRVGKYYKNQNLILIFPSRVADMHIDEYEDVQTAPIFRKISREIGNMFGKDKN